A window of the Streptomyces sp. NBC_01351 genome harbors these coding sequences:
- a CDS encoding thioester domain-containing protein, translating to MSIAVPASSAPDPAPSVRGSARRPLAVALLAAALTAAPGGARAAADSGPAAPRAPEGASAVLDGLKTYGQAVLHSGDGSVRLIPAGLYEMRVDGGGMLQTYGVGVGGNAQPQSRYTESGWNGSPLAGNGDAGRIRWVLEHSYPQLNDLAGLAKAAGAGALTAESAAAGTQVAIWRLADRVQVEAADPAAEKLADYLQKAAGRLPEPPASLALDPGDVSGAVGTRIGPVTVRTGARSVSVVPDAAALAMGVRVVDAEGRPLDTAAHGTRLYFEVPVGTPDGVASVTVHGATKVPVGRVFTSEVPAQAQIVAGSSESASTATATALWPKPPAAQPGSTADPAGAAALGTRAAPVSPTSPEEERLAASGSSAATPVIASLAVGLVVLGGLVVILLRKRPLDEEEQA from the coding sequence GTGTCGATTGCCGTTCCCGCATCCTCCGCTCCTGATCCCGCTCCTTCCGTACGGGGCTCCGCACGCCGCCCCCTGGCGGTGGCCCTGCTGGCCGCCGCCCTCACGGCAGCGCCGGGCGGCGCCCGCGCGGCCGCCGACTCCGGCCCGGCGGCGCCCCGGGCGCCGGAGGGCGCGAGCGCCGTGCTGGACGGGCTGAAGACGTACGGGCAGGCGGTCCTGCACTCCGGCGACGGATCCGTGCGGCTCATCCCGGCCGGCCTCTATGAGATGCGGGTCGACGGCGGCGGCATGCTCCAGACCTACGGGGTGGGCGTGGGCGGGAACGCGCAGCCGCAGTCCCGGTACACGGAGAGCGGCTGGAACGGCAGCCCGCTCGCGGGGAACGGGGACGCGGGCCGGATTCGCTGGGTCCTGGAGCACTCCTACCCCCAGCTGAACGATCTGGCCGGGCTCGCCAAGGCGGCCGGGGCCGGGGCGCTCACCGCGGAGAGCGCTGCGGCCGGGACCCAGGTGGCGATCTGGCGGCTGGCGGACAGGGTGCAGGTCGAGGCGGCGGACCCGGCGGCGGAGAAGCTCGCGGACTACCTCCAGAAGGCGGCGGGGCGGCTGCCGGAGCCGCCGGCCTCGCTGGCGCTGGACCCGGGAGACGTCTCGGGGGCGGTGGGCACCCGGATCGGCCCGGTGACCGTGCGCACCGGGGCGCGGAGCGTGTCGGTGGTCCCCGACGCCGCGGCCCTCGCGATGGGGGTGCGGGTGGTGGACGCCGAGGGGCGGCCCTTGGACACCGCCGCCCACGGCACCCGCCTGTACTTCGAGGTGCCCGTGGGCACGCCCGACGGGGTGGCCTCGGTCACCGTCCACGGGGCGACCAAGGTGCCGGTCGGCCGGGTCTTCACCAGCGAGGTGCCCGCGCAGGCGCAGATCGTGGCCGGCTCCAGCGAGTCCGCATCCACCGCCACCGCGACGGCGCTCTGGCCGAAGCCGCCGGCCGCCCAGCCGGGCTCCACCGCCGACCCGGCGGGCGCCGCGGCCCTGGGCACCCGCGCGGCACCCGTCTCGCCGACCAGCCCCGAGGAGGAGCGCCTGGCCGCCAGCGGGAGCTCGGCGGCCACCCCGGTCATCGCCTCCCTGGCGGTGGGCCTGGTGGTCCTGGGCGGGCTGGTGGTCATCCTCCTCCGCAAGCGGCCGCTGGACGAGGAGGAGCAGGCGTAG
- a CDS encoding bifunctional phosphatase PAP2/diacylglycerol kinase family protein, with the protein MTDHQLTWPGVLAGWDRRLFDAVARRHWPGADRVLPGLGRAANHGVLWAGAAAAIAVFGSAGARKAAVRGVASLALASATINTVGKWSVRRPRPLLEGVPAARQLATQPQTTSFPSGHAASAFAFTAGLALESPGWAAAVAPVAASVAFSRVYTGVHYPSDVLAGAALGVASGFVVRRLVRDVQEARVVPGEERSAVGAPALPEGAGLIVVVNSGSGTAAGAGLDVLRASLPEAEVIECAGPELPAELEAAASRATVLGVCGGDGTVNAAATAALRAGVPLAVFPAGTLNHFALDLGLAGPEDTCRAVRAGHAVHVGLGRFTPGPHGQGAGYFVNNFSIGAYPELLRHRLRWAPRIGGGPAALLAAWRVLRAERPVPLRLAGRPRTVWLLFAGNGTYGGTGPAPHRRDGLGEGLLDLRLAYGGGRPGPRLLAAALAGPLSRSPVHTATHLRSLRIGDIPPGTPLAYDGEYAESPAAEILLTGLPGALTVYRPR; encoded by the coding sequence ATGACCGATCACCAGCTGACCTGGCCGGGCGTTCTCGCGGGGTGGGACCGCCGACTGTTCGACGCCGTGGCGCGGCGGCACTGGCCCGGGGCCGACCGGGTGCTGCCCGGGCTGGGGCGGGCCGCGAACCACGGTGTGCTGTGGGCCGGGGCCGCCGCGGCCATCGCCGTCTTCGGCTCGGCCGGGGCCCGCAAGGCCGCCGTGCGCGGGGTCGCCTCGCTGGCCCTGGCCTCCGCGACCATCAACACCGTCGGCAAGTGGTCCGTACGCCGGCCGCGGCCGCTGCTGGAGGGAGTGCCCGCGGCCCGGCAGCTCGCCACGCAGCCGCAGACCACCTCCTTCCCGTCCGGGCACGCGGCATCGGCCTTCGCGTTCACCGCCGGGCTGGCACTGGAGTCCCCGGGCTGGGCCGCCGCAGTGGCCCCGGTGGCCGCGTCCGTGGCCTTCTCCCGCGTGTACACCGGTGTGCACTACCCCTCCGACGTGCTCGCGGGCGCGGCGCTGGGCGTGGCCTCGGGGTTCGTCGTACGCAGGCTGGTGCGCGACGTCCAGGAGGCGCGGGTCGTGCCGGGGGAGGAACGCAGCGCCGTCGGGGCGCCCGCGCTGCCCGAGGGCGCGGGGCTCATCGTGGTGGTCAACAGCGGGTCCGGGACGGCGGCGGGCGCCGGGCTCGACGTGCTGCGCGCGAGCCTCCCCGAGGCCGAGGTGATCGAGTGCGCGGGCCCGGAGCTGCCCGCCGAACTGGAGGCGGCCGCCTCCCGGGCCACCGTGCTCGGGGTCTGCGGCGGCGACGGCACCGTGAACGCGGCCGCCACCGCCGCACTGCGGGCGGGGGTGCCGCTGGCGGTGTTCCCCGCCGGCACGCTCAACCACTTCGCGCTGGACCTCGGCCTCGCCGGCCCCGAGGACACCTGCCGGGCGGTGCGGGCGGGCCACGCGGTCCACGTAGGGCTGGGCCGCTTCACCCCGGGGCCGCACGGGCAGGGGGCGGGCTACTTCGTGAACAACTTCAGCATCGGCGCCTACCCGGAGCTGCTGCGGCACCGGCTGCGCTGGGCCCCGCGGATCGGCGGCGGCCCGGCCGCGCTGCTGGCGGCCTGGCGGGTCCTGCGCGCGGAGCGGCCCGTGCCGCTGCGGCTGGCCGGGCGGCCCCGGACCGTGTGGCTGCTCTTCGCGGGCAACGGCACGTACGGGGGCACCGGCCCGGCCCCCCACCGCCGCGACGGCCTCGGCGAGGGCCTGCTCGACCTCCGGCTCGCCTACGGCGGCGGCCGTCCCGGCCCCCGGCTCCTGGCCGCCGCCCTCGCGGGCCCCCTGAGCCGCTCCCCGGTCCACACCGCCACCCACCTGCGCAGCCTGCGCATCGGGGACATCCCGCCGGGCACCCCCCTGGCCTACGACGGCGAGTACGCCGAGTCCCCGGCCGCGGAGATCCTGCTGACCGGCCTCCCCGGCGCCCTGACCGTCTACCGCCCCCGCTGA
- the ettA gene encoding energy-dependent translational throttle protein EttA, translating into MAEFIYTMRKTRKAHGDKVILDDVTLNFLPGAKIGVVGPNGAGKSTVLKIMAGLEQPSNGDAFISPGFTVGILMQEPKLDDSKTVLENVQDGAAEIMGKLKRFNEVAEEMATDYTDALMDEMGKLQEVLDHANAWDLDAQLEQAMDALGCPPGDWPVTNLSGGEKRRVALCKLLIEAPDLLLLDEPTNHLDAESVNWLEQHLSQYKGAVVAVTHDRYFLNNVAEWILELDRGRAHPYEGNYSTYLEKKATRLKVEGRKDEKRQKRLKEELEWVRSNAKGRQTKSKARLARYEEMAAEADKMRKLDFEEIQIPPGPRLGSIVVEVNNLSKAFGDKVLIDDLSFTLPRNGIVGIIGPNGAGKTTLFKMIQGLETPDSGAIKVGETVKISYVDQSRANIDPKKTLWAVVSDELDYINVGQVEMPSRAYVSAFGFKGPDQQKPAGVLSGGERNRLNLALTLKEGGNLLLLDEPTNDLDVETLSSLENALLEFPGAAVVISHDRWFLDRVATHILAYEGESKWYWFEGNFESYEKNKIERLGADATRPHRATYKKLTRG; encoded by the coding sequence TTGGCTGAGTTCATCTACACCATGCGCAAGACGCGCAAGGCGCACGGCGACAAGGTGATTCTTGATGACGTCACCCTGAACTTCCTGCCCGGCGCGAAGATCGGTGTGGTCGGCCCGAACGGCGCCGGTAAGTCCACCGTTCTGAAGATCATGGCTGGGCTGGAGCAGCCGTCCAACGGCGACGCCTTCATCTCGCCCGGCTTCACCGTCGGCATCCTCATGCAGGAGCCCAAGCTCGACGACTCGAAGACCGTTCTGGAGAACGTCCAGGACGGCGCCGCCGAGATCATGGGCAAGCTGAAGCGCTTCAACGAGGTCGCCGAGGAAATGGCGACCGACTACACCGACGCGCTCATGGACGAGATGGGCAAGCTCCAGGAGGTCCTGGACCACGCCAACGCCTGGGACCTCGACGCCCAGCTGGAGCAGGCCATGGACGCCCTGGGCTGCCCGCCCGGCGACTGGCCGGTCACCAACCTCTCCGGTGGCGAGAAGCGCCGCGTCGCGCTCTGCAAGCTGCTGATCGAGGCCCCGGACCTGCTCCTCCTCGACGAGCCCACCAACCACCTCGACGCCGAGTCGGTGAACTGGCTGGAGCAGCACCTCTCGCAGTACAAGGGCGCCGTCGTGGCCGTCACCCACGACCGGTACTTCCTGAACAACGTCGCCGAGTGGATCCTCGAGCTCGACCGCGGCCGCGCGCACCCCTACGAGGGCAACTACTCCACCTACCTGGAGAAGAAGGCCACCCGCCTCAAGGTCGAGGGCCGCAAGGACGAGAAGCGCCAGAAGCGCCTCAAGGAAGAGCTGGAGTGGGTGCGGTCCAACGCCAAGGGGCGTCAGACCAAGTCCAAGGCCCGTCTCGCCCGCTACGAGGAGATGGCGGCCGAAGCGGACAAGATGCGGAAGCTGGACTTCGAGGAGATCCAGATCCCGCCGGGCCCGCGCCTCGGTTCCATCGTCGTCGAGGTCAACAACCTCTCGAAGGCCTTCGGCGACAAGGTCCTCATCGACGACCTGTCCTTCACCCTGCCGCGCAACGGCATCGTGGGCATCATCGGCCCGAACGGCGCCGGCAAGACCACGCTCTTCAAGATGATCCAGGGCCTGGAGACGCCGGACTCCGGCGCCATCAAGGTCGGCGAGACCGTCAAGATCAGCTACGTCGACCAGTCCCGCGCCAACATCGACCCCAAGAAGACCCTCTGGGCGGTCGTGTCGGACGAGCTGGACTACATCAACGTCGGCCAGGTCGAGATGCCGTCCCGCGCGTACGTCAGCGCCTTCGGCTTCAAGGGCCCGGACCAGCAGAAGCCGGCCGGTGTCCTCTCCGGTGGTGAGCGCAACCGCCTGAACCTGGCGCTGACGCTGAAGGAGGGCGGCAACCTGCTGCTCCTCGACGAGCCCACCAACGACCTCGACGTCGAGACCCTGTCGTCGCTCGAGAACGCGCTGCTGGAGTTCCCCGGTGCGGCCGTGGTCATCTCCCACGACCGCTGGTTCCTGGACCGGGTCGCCACCCACATCCTCGCGTACGAGGGTGAGTCCAAGTGGTACTGGTTCGAGGGCAACTTCGAGTCGTACGAGAAGAACAAGATCGAGCGCCTCGGCGCGGACGCCACCCGTCCGCACCGTGCCACCTACAAGAAGCTCACCCGAGGCTGA
- a CDS encoding acyl-CoA thioesterase: MARHHYRCPLRWADMDAFGHVNNVVFLRYLEEARIDFMFRLAPGEGSESFTGGSVVARHEIDYKLPLVHRHEPVLIESWVTRIGAASLTIRYEVKDEATEDAPETVYVRAETVVVPYNLAEGRPRRITAEERHFLEEYLDKPTAPGSASASEGRLAA; this comes from the coding sequence ATGGCCAGACACCACTACCGGTGCCCCCTGCGCTGGGCGGACATGGATGCCTTCGGGCACGTCAACAACGTCGTCTTCCTCCGCTATCTGGAGGAGGCGCGGATCGACTTCATGTTCCGCCTCGCGCCGGGGGAGGGCAGTGAGTCCTTCACCGGCGGCTCCGTCGTGGCCCGCCACGAGATCGACTACAAGCTGCCCCTCGTGCACCGCCACGAGCCGGTCCTCATCGAATCCTGGGTGACCCGGATAGGCGCCGCGTCCCTGACCATCCGCTACGAGGTCAAGGACGAGGCGACGGAGGACGCGCCCGAGACGGTCTACGTGCGCGCCGAGACCGTGGTCGTGCCGTACAACCTCGCCGAGGGGCGGCCCCGCCGCATCACGGCCGAGGAGAGGCACTTCCTGGAGGAGTACCTCGACAAGCCGACGGCTCCCGGATCCGCTTCGGCTTCCGAAGGGCGCCTCGCGGCATGA
- a CDS encoding globin produces the protein MNEIPRGTLQEQTFYEQVGGEETFRRLVRRFYQGVAEDPLLRPMYPEEDLGPAEERFALFLMQYWGGPTTYSEHRGHPRLRMRHAPFQVDAAAHDAWLKHMRVAVDELGLAPEHEAQLWKYLTYAAASMINTAG, from the coding sequence GTGAATGAGATTCCGCGGGGCACGCTTCAGGAGCAGACCTTCTACGAGCAGGTGGGCGGCGAGGAGACCTTCCGCCGCCTGGTCCGGCGCTTCTACCAGGGGGTCGCCGAGGACCCGCTGCTGCGCCCGATGTACCCGGAGGAGGACCTGGGCCCTGCCGAGGAACGGTTCGCGCTGTTCCTGATGCAGTACTGGGGGGGTCCGACCACGTACAGCGAGCACCGCGGGCATCCGCGCCTGCGCATGCGGCACGCGCCCTTCCAGGTGGACGCGGCGGCGCACGACGCCTGGCTGAAGCACATGCGGGTCGCGGTGGACGAGCTGGGCCTGGCGCCGGAGCACGAGGCGCAGCTGTGGAAGTACCTGACGTACGCGGCCGCCTCCATGATCAACACCGCGGGCTGA
- a CDS encoding methyltransferase domain-containing protein, with protein sequence MGAHTSRTTAVRDLRETAHAAQVRELTTAGVLEDPRWRAAFAAVPRHVFVPYFWTGRGAGHERLWAEDPDPERRARWLRGVYADTPLATRLRDGRLVSSSSQPSLMAKMLAALEVRDGDRVLEIGAGTGYNAALLCHRLGEEHVTTVDLDEEITESARSHLAQLGYHPTVITGDGARGCPSTAPFDRIMVTCTLPMIPLAWLDQCRPGARILAPLSTGLIALTVRDPDFAEGRFLHTPAYFVPLRGAIAGPVPAEIGEVHGLPYEMVENERFQFMLVLTDGVLHPREALDLWRREDRPARERFGVTVGSGGQWSWLDDPQGPYVWPLGDG encoded by the coding sequence ATGGGCGCACACACCTCACGCACCACCGCGGTCCGGGATCTGCGGGAGACCGCGCACGCCGCCCAGGTGCGGGAGCTGACGACCGCCGGGGTGCTGGAGGATCCGCGCTGGCGCGCGGCCTTCGCGGCCGTGCCCCGGCACGTCTTCGTGCCGTACTTCTGGACCGGGCGCGGAGCCGGCCACGAGCGGCTCTGGGCCGAGGACCCCGATCCCGAGCGGCGGGCCCGCTGGCTGCGCGGGGTCTACGCCGACACCCCCCTCGCCACCCGGCTGCGCGACGGCCGGCTCGTCTCCTCCAGCAGCCAGCCCTCCCTGATGGCGAAGATGCTCGCGGCCTTGGAGGTGCGCGACGGGGACCGGGTCCTGGAGATCGGAGCGGGCACCGGTTACAACGCCGCGCTGCTCTGCCACCGCCTGGGCGAGGAGCACGTGACCACCGTGGACCTGGACGAGGAGATCACCGAGTCCGCGCGGTCCCACCTGGCGCAGCTCGGCTACCACCCGACCGTGATCACCGGGGACGGGGCGCGCGGCTGCCCCTCCACGGCCCCCTTCGACCGGATCATGGTGACCTGCACGCTGCCGATGATCCCGCTCGCCTGGCTCGACCAGTGCCGCCCCGGGGCGCGGATCCTGGCCCCGCTCTCGACCGGGCTGATCGCCCTCACGGTCCGGGACCCCGACTTCGCCGAGGGCCGCTTCCTGCACACCCCGGCCTACTTCGTCCCGCTGCGCGGGGCCATTGCCGGGCCGGTGCCCGCCGAGATCGGGGAGGTGCACGGGCTCCCGTACGAGATGGTGGAGAACGAGCGCTTCCAGTTCATGCTGGTGCTGACCGACGGGGTACTGCACCCCCGTGAGGCGCTGGACCTGTGGCGCCGGGAGGACCGGCCGGCCCGCGAGCGCTTCGGGGTCACCGTCGGCTCCGGAGGCCAGTGGTCGTGGCTCGACGATCCCCAGGGGCCCTACGTATGGCCCCTGGGGGACGGGTGA
- a CDS encoding FHA domain-containing protein, whose amino-acid sequence MPTCPNGHQSASDDWCEVCGHRMAAQEAPPAAPSYGYGFPPTGGAATVQAELCPQCRTPREAMAPFCEECRYNYLTRTPHAGPGTGLGLGPRTGATPPPPPPAPGQPTYAQDHFDYQGSRPSRVNRPAEPLQREDDWLLPPPAHEQQQQQPEYQQPPQQQYQQRQPAPPQAPQQHEYPQQHQPQQQHHQGPPPPPQQQFAPQYQQQPPQQAFPAQGGAWTATIGPDRSYFMAMMQRSGPEAAGLNLPAYSPEQHLPLAGGQITIGRRRASTGESPDIDLSVPPEDPGVSHAHAVLVQQPDLSWAVVDQNSTNGTTINGGEDPIQPYVPVPLTDGDRVHVGAWTTITIRRG is encoded by the coding sequence ATGCCGACCTGCCCGAACGGGCACCAGTCCGCCTCCGACGACTGGTGCGAGGTCTGCGGCCACCGCATGGCGGCCCAGGAGGCTCCGCCCGCGGCACCCTCCTACGGCTACGGCTTCCCCCCGACCGGTGGTGCCGCGACCGTCCAGGCCGAGCTCTGCCCGCAGTGCCGCACCCCGCGCGAGGCCATGGCCCCGTTCTGCGAGGAGTGCCGCTACAACTACCTCACGCGGACGCCGCACGCCGGCCCGGGCACCGGCCTCGGTCTCGGCCCCCGCACCGGCGCCACGCCTCCTCCGCCGCCGCCCGCTCCGGGGCAGCCGACCTACGCGCAGGACCACTTCGACTACCAGGGCTCGCGGCCGTCCCGGGTGAACCGGCCGGCCGAGCCGCTCCAGCGCGAGGACGACTGGCTGCTGCCGCCGCCCGCGCACGAGCAGCAGCAACAGCAGCCGGAGTACCAGCAGCCCCCGCAGCAGCAGTACCAGCAGCGGCAGCCGGCGCCTCCGCAGGCGCCCCAGCAGCACGAGTACCCGCAGCAGCACCAGCCCCAGCAGCAGCACCACCAGGGGCCGCCTCCGCCGCCCCAGCAGCAGTTCGCGCCCCAGTACCAGCAGCAGCCCCCGCAGCAGGCGTTCCCCGCCCAGGGCGGTGCCTGGACCGCGACGATCGGCCCGGACCGCTCGTACTTCATGGCGATGATGCAGCGCAGCGGCCCCGAGGCGGCCGGGCTCAACCTGCCCGCGTACTCCCCGGAGCAGCACCTTCCGCTCGCCGGCGGCCAGATCACCATCGGCCGCCGCCGCGCCTCCACGGGCGAGTCCCCCGACATCGACCTGTCGGTGCCGCCGGAGGACCCGGGCGTCTCACACGCGCACGCCGTGCTCGTCCAGCAGCCCGACCTGAGCTGGGCGGTGGTGGACCAGAACTCCACCAACGGCACCACCATCAACGGCGGCGAGGACCCGATCCAGCCCTACGTCCCCGTGCCGCTCACCGACGGCGACCGCGTCCACGTGGGTGCCTGGACCACGATCACGATCCGCCGCGGCTGA
- a CDS encoding VWA domain-containing protein, with translation MANFAKPSAPRFSVEVYQNEFLPEGGRDVHAIVTVTATGGATATRASVAHGTAAVVIMVDCSGSMEYPPDKMRGAREATAAAIDTLRDGTSFAVIAGTHVAKEVYPGQGRLAVADPATRAQAKEALRGLSSGGGTAIGTWLRLADGLLRQSSAAIRHGILLTDGRNEHEEPAVLRATLDACAGRFTCDARGVGTDWEVKEVTGIASALLGSADIVADPAHLAGDFTRMMENVMGKEVADVSLRLWTPVGAEIQYVKQVAPAVQDLTDRRTEAGPRAGDYPTGSWGDESREYHVCVRVPGAAVGQEMLAARATLVLPSAVPGEPVTNLAQGLVRAVWTSDLAASTAMNPQVAHYTGQAELAEAIQQGLEARKLGDVDGATAKLGRAVQLASASGNADTAKLLAKVVDVVDAVAGTVRLKAKVADADEMTLETRSTQTVRVKKT, from the coding sequence ATGGCGAACTTCGCCAAGCCGAGCGCCCCGCGCTTCAGCGTGGAGGTGTACCAGAACGAGTTCCTCCCCGAGGGCGGGCGGGACGTCCACGCGATCGTCACGGTCACCGCCACCGGTGGCGCGACCGCCACCCGCGCGAGCGTCGCCCACGGCACGGCCGCCGTCGTGATCATGGTCGACTGCTCGGGGTCGATGGAGTACCCGCCGGACAAGATGCGCGGCGCCCGCGAGGCCACCGCCGCCGCGATCGACACCCTGCGCGACGGCACCTCGTTCGCCGTGATCGCCGGCACGCACGTGGCCAAGGAGGTCTATCCGGGCCAGGGCCGCCTCGCCGTCGCGGACCCGGCCACCCGGGCCCAGGCCAAGGAGGCCCTGCGCGGGCTCAGCTCCGGCGGCGGCACCGCCATCGGCACCTGGCTGCGGCTCGCCGACGGGCTGCTGCGCCAGTCCTCGGCCGCCATCCGGCACGGCATCCTGCTCACCGACGGCCGCAACGAGCACGAGGAGCCGGCCGTGCTCCGCGCCACCCTGGACGCGTGCGCGGGCCGCTTCACCTGCGACGCCCGCGGTGTGGGCACCGACTGGGAGGTCAAGGAGGTCACCGGCATCGCGAGCGCGCTCCTCGGCTCCGCCGACATCGTGGCCGACCCGGCCCACCTCGCCGGGGACTTCACGCGCATGATGGAGAACGTCATGGGCAAGGAGGTCGCGGACGTCTCGCTGCGCCTGTGGACCCCGGTCGGCGCGGAGATCCAGTACGTGAAGCAGGTCGCGCCCGCCGTCCAGGATCTGACCGACCGCCGCACCGAGGCCGGGCCGCGGGCCGGCGATTACCCGACCGGCTCGTGGGGCGACGAGTCCCGCGAGTACCACGTGTGCGTCCGTGTCCCGGGAGCGGCCGTGGGCCAGGAGATGCTCGCGGCCCGCGCGACGCTCGTCCTGCCCTCGGCGGTGCCCGGCGAACCGGTGACCAACCTCGCCCAGGGTCTGGTCCGCGCGGTCTGGACGAGCGATCTGGCCGCTTCCACGGCCATGAACCCGCAGGTCGCGCACTACACCGGGCAGGCGGAGCTGGCGGAGGCTATCCAGCAGGGCCTGGAAGCGCGCAAACTGGGCGATGTCGACGGCGCCACGGCCAAGCTCGGACGCGCCGTACAGCTGGCGAGCGCGTCCGGAAACGCCGACACTGCGAAGCTTCTGGCGAAGGTGGTGGATGTCGTGGATGCGGTGGCGGGTACTGTGCGGCTGAAAGCAAAGGTCGCCGACGCCGACGAGATGACCCTCGAAACGCGGTCGACGCAGACCGTCCGAGTCAAGAAGACCTGA
- a CDS encoding protein phosphatase 2C domain-containing protein, producing the protein MSMHRLSGCPSCAEPLEEGDRFCGVCGYAVTSPPPAASADRPTIELPPAPAAPPAPPAPRGSYGSAEPAPGWGTVASAAPTLVDAPAESPWSSAEHAHGGGPEGPQARYDVPGGGTPPEGTAWAPDGPGGRHGAAAASPEGTPQGTATPPEGIARGAAEGPYDAGYEAAYEAPYEGSGPGHEAPAEAPQGTGKTCVACRSGHVDTDGYCEHCGHAQPRERDHLEEELGSVAAVSDRGLRHHRNEDSFAVAATALPDGSAATVAIVCDGVSSASRPDEASAAAAGAANEALLDALPRGAHPQDAMHEAILAAAAAVNALAPEVPGAQNAPACTLVGAVVSSGLLTIGWVGDSRAYWVPDDRAALPRRLTEDDSWAAQMVAAGLMGEAEAYADVRAHAITGWLGADAYDLEPHTATFKPDHPGVVVVCTDGLWNYAESAREMAQVLPADAAARPLHSAQVLVGHALDGGGHDNVTVAVVPFTALAQPSPDAQPEREPATEAEPEARPQV; encoded by the coding sequence ATGTCGATGCATCGGCTGTCGGGCTGCCCCAGCTGCGCGGAACCCCTGGAGGAGGGTGACCGTTTCTGCGGAGTCTGCGGATACGCCGTCACCTCCCCTCCCCCGGCGGCGTCCGCGGACCGCCCGACGATCGAGCTCCCCCCGGCGCCCGCCGCGCCGCCGGCGCCCCCGGCGCCGCGCGGGTCCTACGGCTCCGCCGAGCCCGCGCCCGGGTGGGGCACCGTGGCCTCGGCCGCGCCGACCCTGGTCGACGCCCCGGCCGAGTCGCCGTGGAGCTCCGCGGAGCACGCCCACGGCGGCGGGCCGGAGGGGCCGCAGGCCAGGTACGACGTGCCCGGTGGCGGCACGCCCCCGGAGGGCACCGCGTGGGCTCCCGACGGCCCGGGCGGACGGCACGGCGCTGCCGCCGCGTCCCCCGAAGGCACCCCGCAGGGGACCGCCACGCCGCCGGAGGGGATCGCCCGGGGCGCGGCCGAAGGCCCGTACGACGCCGGGTACGAAGCGGCGTACGAAGCCCCGTACGAGGGCAGCGGCCCGGGCCACGAAGCCCCGGCCGAGGCCCCGCAGGGCACCGGCAAGACCTGCGTCGCCTGCCGCTCCGGCCACGTGGACACCGACGGGTACTGCGAGCACTGCGGCCACGCGCAGCCGCGCGAGCGGGACCACCTGGAGGAGGAGCTCGGAAGCGTCGCGGCCGTCAGCGACCGCGGTCTGCGCCACCACCGCAACGAGGACTCCTTCGCCGTGGCGGCCACCGCCCTGCCCGACGGCTCCGCCGCCACCGTGGCGATCGTCTGCGACGGCGTCTCCTCGGCCAGCCGCCCCGACGAGGCGTCGGCCGCCGCCGCCGGCGCCGCCAACGAGGCCCTGCTCGACGCGCTCCCGCGCGGAGCGCACCCGCAGGACGCCATGCACGAGGCGATCCTCGCCGCCGCGGCGGCCGTGAACGCCCTGGCCCCCGAGGTCCCCGGCGCGCAGAACGCCCCCGCCTGCACCCTGGTCGGCGCCGTCGTCAGCAGCGGCCTGCTGACCATCGGCTGGGTCGGCGACAGCCGGGCCTACTGGGTGCCGGACGACCGGGCCGCGCTCCCCCGCCGGCTCACCGAGGACGACTCGTGGGCGGCCCAGATGGTCGCGGCCGGCCTGATGGGCGAGGCTGAGGCGTACGCCGACGTCCGCGCGCACGCCATCACGGGCTGGCTCGGCGCCGACGCGTACGACCTCGAACCGCACACCGCCACCTTCAAGCCGGACCACCCGGGTGTGGTCGTGGTCTGCACCGACGGCCTGTGGAACTACGCGGAGTCCGCGCGGGAGATGGCCCAGGTGCTGCCCGCGGACGCCGCCGCGCGCCCGCTGCACAGTGCGCAGGTCCTGGTGGGGCACGCGCTGGACGGTGGCGGGCACGACAACGTCACCGTGGCCGTGGTCCCGTTCACGGCCCTCGCGCAGCCCTCACCCGATGCCCAACCGGAACGGGAACCCGCGACGGAAGCGGAACCGGAAGCGCGCCCCCAGGTCTGA